One genomic region from Ovis canadensis isolate MfBH-ARS-UI-01 breed Bighorn chromosome 6, ARS-UI_OviCan_v2, whole genome shotgun sequence encodes:
- the PPAT gene encoding amidophosphoribosyltransferase isoform X2 gives MWRVRVHRLRRVAHAARRATCDHSGTRGAAAPGMGLVNHVFTEDNLKKLYTSNLGIGHTRYATTGNCELENCQPFVVETLHGKIAVAHNGELVNAARLRKKLLRHGIGLSTSSDSEMITQLLAYTPPQEQDDTPDWVARIKNLMKEAPTAYSLLIMHKDVIYAVRDPYGNRPLCIGRLIPISDINDKEKKTSETEGWVVSSESCSFLSIGARYYREVLPGEIVEISRHKVQTLDIIPRSEGNAMAFCIFEYVYFARPDSIFEDQMVYTVRYRCGQQLAIEAPVDADLVSTVPESATPAALGYATKCGLPYVEVLCKNRYVGRTFIQPNMRLRQLGVAKKFGVLSDNFKGKRIVLVDDSIVRGNTISPIIKLLKESGAKEVHIRVASPPIRYPCFMGINIPTKEELIANKPEFEHISDYLGANSVVYLSVEGLVSSVQEGITLKKQRVKKQDIMVQENGNGLECFENNGHCTKEDIMIQENGNGLECFEKNDHCTACLTGKYPVELEW, from the exons GGAATGGGTCTTGTAAATCATGTATTTACTGAAGacaatttgaagaaattatatacTTCAAATCTTGGAATTGGACACACAAGGTATGCCACTACAGGAAACTGTGAATTAGAAAATTGCCAGCCCTTTGTTGTTGAAACACTTCATGGAAAAATAGCTGTGGCACATAATGGCGAATTAGTTAATGCTGCGCGCTTAAGGAAaaag CTTCTGCGTCATGGTATTGGTCTGTCAACAAGTTCTGATAGTGAAATGATCACCCAGCTATTGGCTTATACCCCTCCTCAGGAACAAGATGACACCCCAGACTGGGTAGCAAG gattaaaaatttaatgaaggAAGCACCCACAGCATACTCTCTGCTTATAATGCACAAAGATGTGATTTATGCAGTCCGAGATCCCTATGGAAATCGTCCTCTATGCATTGGTCGTCTTATTCCTATTTCTGATATAAATGATAAAG aaaaaaaaacatcagAAACGGAAGGATGGGTGGTGTCTTCAGAATCTTGTAGCTTTTTATCTATCGGTGCAAG ATATTACCGtgaagtcttgcctggagaaattgtGGAAATATCCAGACATAAAGTCCAAACTCTTGACATTATACCAAGGTCTGAAGGAAACGCAATGGCTTTCTGTATCTTTGAATATGTTTATTTTGCAAGACCAGATAGTATATTTGAAG ACCAGATGGTTTACACAGTAAGATATCGTTGTGGTCAGCAGCTGGCCATTGAAGCCCCCGTGGATGCAGATTTGGTTAGCACTGTCCCAGAATCCGCTACACCTGCTGCTCTTGGTTATGCAACAAAG TGTGGGCTTCCATACGTGGAGGTGCTATGTAAAAACCGGTATGTAGGAAGAACATTCATTCAGCCAAACATGAGGTTAAGACAACTTGGTGTTGCGAAAAAATTTGGAGTACTGTCAGACaactttaaaggaaaaagaattgttCTTGTAGATGATTCAATTGTGAGAGGCAATACCATCTCACCCATAATCAAGTTACTCAAAGAATCTGGTGCAAAAGAG GTACATATTCGCGTAGCTTCACCACCAATTAGATATCCATGCTTCATGGGAATAAACATACCAACAAAAGAAGAGCTTATTGCCAATAAACCAGAATTTGAGCATATTTCAGATTATCTAG GAGCAAACAGTGTTGTATATCTGTCAGTAGAAGGACTGGTTTCATCTGTACAAGAAGGAATAACACTGAAAaaacagagagtgaaaaagcaagacattatGGTTCAAGAAAATGGGAATGGTCTGGAATGTTTTGAAAACAATGGTCATTGTACAAAGGAAGATATTATGATTCAAGAAAATGGGAATGGTCTGGAATGTTTTGAAAAGAATGATCATTGTACAGCTTGTctgactggaaaataccctgtgGAACTGGAATGGTAG